The Tropicibacter oceani DNA segment ATTCCCGATAGTGACTTCTTCAGGCATGTCGGAATGGATTGGCGAGAATGGCACAGGTCATTTCCGCGCGTAGCACGCGCAGATTTTTGAAAGCAAATCGGGTTTCCAGGGCTTCCAGGGTGGTGGCGCTGGCTATTGCGCTTGGCGCTGGGGCGGGGGCGGTCACGCTGCCGCAGGTCGCCTATGCACAGAGCTTTGCCTTCAACGCCGTCTCGATCGAGGGCAACGCCCGGATCGAGGGCAGCACCATCCTGTCCTATGCCGGTATCGCGCGCGGCGAACGTGTCAGCGCAGCGCAGCTGAACGATGCCTATCAGCGGCTGATCGGGTCCGGCCTGTTCGAATCCGTTGATCTGATCCCGCAGGGATCGACCCTGGTGATCCGTGTTGTCGAATATCCGACGGTGAACCGCATCAATTTCGAAGGCAACAAGCGGATCAAGGACGAAGACCTGGCCGCCATCGTGCAGTCCGAATCCCGCCGCGTCTTCAGCCCGCGGGTGGCCGAATCCGACGCCCAGGCCATTTCCGAAGCCTACAGCCAGCAGGGCCGCATCGCCGCCCGCGTCACCCCCAAGGTGATCAAGCGCAGCGACAACCGTGTCGACCTGGTGTTCGAGGTATTCGAAGGCGGCGTGTCGGAAATCGAGCGGATCGGCTTTGTCGGCAACGGCACCTATTCCGACCGCCGGCTGCGCCGCGTTCTGGAAACCAAGCAGGCCGGCCTGCTGCGCGCCTTCATCCGCAAGGATACCTTCATCGAGGACCGGATCGAGTTCGACAAACAGCTGTTGAACGATTTCTATGCTTCGCGCGGCTATGTCGATTTCCGTGTCACCGGCGTCAACGCCGAGCTGGCCGAGGAACGCGACGGCTATTTCGTGACCTTCAACATCGAGGAAGGCCAGCAGTTCAAGTTCGGTGAGATCACCGTGACCTCGGATTTGCCCGACGTCGATCCCGAGCTGTTCCAAAGCGTGGTCAAGGCGCGTCCCGGTGCCACCTATTCGCCCAGCCTGGTCGAAAACGAGATCGCGCGCCTGGAACGGCTGGCGATCAAGGAAGGGCTTAACTTTGTCCGCGTCGATCCGCGCATCACCCGCAACGACCGCGACCTGACGCTGGATGTAGAGCTGCAGCTGACCCGGGGCGAGCGGATCTTTGTCGAACGCATCGACATCGAGGGCAACACCACCACGCTGGACCGCGTCGTGCGCGAACAGTTCGACGTGGTCGAGGGCGACCCGTTCAACCCGCGCGCCATCCGCGAAAGCGCCGAACGCATCCGCGCGCTGGGATTCTTTGAAACCGCCGACGTTCAGGCCCGCGAAGGTTCGACCCCCAACCAGGTGATCGTCGACGTCAACGTCGAGGAAAAGCCCACCGGCGCGCTCAGCTTTGGCGGCTCGTACTCCAGCACCGACGGTTTCGGCGCCTCGATTGCCTTTTCGGAACGCAACTTCCTGGGCCGCGGGCAGACTT contains these protein-coding regions:
- the bamA gene encoding outer membrane protein assembly factor BamA, whose amino-acid sequence is MAQVISARSTRRFLKANRVSRASRVVALAIALGAGAGAVTLPQVAYAQSFAFNAVSIEGNARIEGSTILSYAGIARGERVSAAQLNDAYQRLIGSGLFESVDLIPQGSTLVIRVVEYPTVNRINFEGNKRIKDEDLAAIVQSESRRVFSPRVAESDAQAISEAYSQQGRIAARVTPKVIKRSDNRVDLVFEVFEGGVSEIERIGFVGNGTYSDRRLRRVLETKQAGLLRAFIRKDTFIEDRIEFDKQLLNDFYASRGYVDFRVTGVNAELAEERDGYFVTFNIEEGQQFKFGEITVTSDLPDVDPELFQSVVKARPGATYSPSLVENEIARLERLAIKEGLNFVRVDPRITRNDRDLTLDVELQLTRGERIFVERIDIEGNTTTLDRVVREQFDVVEGDPFNPRAIRESAERIRALGFFETADVQAREGSTPNQVIVDVNVEEKPTGALSFGGSYSSTDGFGASIAFSERNFLGRGQTFSFAIQTASSSNRYSLAFIEPRFLGRDVAFGIGLNYSETSLLSAYYNTAEGTFQPTITFPLSENSALQLRYTLRYSDLRDLDQTNVYNPAAPDPDATIGEIIGAEGTLGERFDSSLGYTFSYDTRRTGLNPNAGVLLEFGQDFGGLGGDTNFVRTKARAVAQTKIMNEEVTLRASFEGGALHYSKGSSRVNDRFVIGPNVMRGFEYGGMGPREYIPGTDVNDKLGGNFYAVASFEAEFPLGLPEEYGISGGVFYDIGSVWGLDSSTANVLYEDFSARHVVGVSVFWDSFIGPLRLNFSEAIKKEKRDVPLNFNLTVSTEF